The sequence below is a genomic window from Phycodurus eques isolate BA_2022a chromosome 6, UOR_Pequ_1.1, whole genome shotgun sequence.
ttattatgtatatttattttattcataatttttgtTTCTCAAGAATAAATAAGGACTTTTCCGAGACCGACACGGAATTCCTCATAAGTAAAAAGCCAGACTGTTCAGagtagtcttaaaaaaaaaaagacaatcttaAAAggataatattgtattttttgagacaataataattttttattttttattttttagataacAGGTAGAAACTGACGAGACTAAcgtaatttttttctgaaaaaaaaaagggcttttttCTAGAAGCAAAGTGGAATTTGTAGGCCAATAGTCTtcttacaaaattaaaattaaaatcttACAAGAAGCTCAATTGTATTTAAggtttaaattgtatttgagattaaaatattaattacagTATCAGAATCGAGTTGTAATTTCTCAAGAAAAAATGAGGAATTTTATGAGACCGACACTGTAACTGttatagattttaaaaaagtggACTGTTTCGAATAAGATAAACAATAAtgataaaggtttttttttttccctttaaagaCGATTTTACAAGGATAGTATcgtatgtttggagaaaaataaGTTGTAATCGTACAAGAAACaagtcattattttctttagaTAAAGGGCAGAAACTTAAGAGACTAATGTCATAttttctgaggaaaaaaagttggatCTTTACTaggaaagaaaataattgttgtttttttgccaaaagTCTGAATCtcacaagaataaaatcatattctgcattcaagaaaaacactttattaCTAAGTTTtgattacaagaataaaaatgaatttttccTCCTATAACAGTCCTAATTTTACGACAGACataattttcaagaaaaaaaaagttggaatcttACAAGGATAAAGTTGTActtatttttagaaagaaaatgtagttttaggagaataaaggagtgtttcttttcaagaaaaaaagttgtaatatgaggAAGATTAATTCATATctttgaaaggaaaaaaagtccgaactttaaaagaaaaatgttgcagtttttcaagtaaaaaagtTGAAGGTGATGAAGTCgtattttttgttcttcaagacttacatcatatttttttaagaaaaagaaaattcagaatcatacaagaataaagtcaacttttttttagaTGGAGATACTCTTCAACTTTTGTGAGAAAAACATACTTTTACATCATTTTACaataattatgtaaaaaaaagttgtaatcgtacaagaaaaagttatattatatacatttcCGGTATCTTTTTGGAACAGATACCACCACAGCAAAGCCTTACACTACGAAGCGCTACGAGAGCACTGGTGAGCGGCCTTTAGTTTTCtcttgcatatttttttttttatttaatatgacGTCATTTATGAGTCTTGccctaaatgttatttatttaaaaaaccttATCTGTCCCTCCAAGCCATCATCATCCTCGTTTTGATCATCGTGGTAGCCATCGGATTTGGTATCGCTTGCTACATCTCGAAGAGGCGAGGAAGGGTTAGTAGCTACAAGAGGcgacagtggatataaaaagtcgacacaaatgccaggtttttgtgatattaaaaaaaatgagaccaagataaatcataccaaaaaaactaagtggagaaaaatgttggaaaaaaacacattataaaaattaagcttttttttaatgtatttatgcttgtatttatttattgaaagtcAATCTTATGAGaacaaagttgttgttgttgtttttagaacaggttgtaattttatgacaacagttatttatttagaaaaaacgTCAGAATTTTGCACTTTGAGCTCCTTGAAAAAGCGCTGTATTCTGTAAGTGTAATGCagttaattgtatttaattttcaaatgttatgacaataaagtattttctttgcgaaaaaaaattaataatattacAAGTATAACTCATAGAAAAGATGTAATATTACCAGaacaatgttgtatttttttaagaaaaaaatataattcgaCAAcaagaatttaatattttttgagGAGGGAAAGGTTGCATCACATTAATAAAGCCttatttttggagaaaataaaTCAGGATAATATGAGATTaagttgtattttcttttttggaaagcCTTGTAATCTAATTACattcaagtcatttttttttctagtaaaTAAATCCTAGTAATACAagtataaagttgtatttttaaggaTAAAATAACTGTAAAAGAAAGAGTACATTTTTcttcagaaaataaatcataatcttacaggaataaagtccctttaaaaaaaaaaaaaaaaaaaaaagtcacttcaaTAAAGAAAATCTAATTTTCACACAATTGTACATAACATAATCTTCCAAGACTTTTGCTGTGTTCTAGCGCTACGCTGTCGACTTCTCCACGAGggctgatgaagccaacatcCCTCTGAGCACCGGGGAACCCGTGTTAGCCAATGATGGCGCGCCACACAACGGTGGGTGTACACGCTCACTACATactgtggatataaaaagtctacacacccctgcttAAATGCAAGGTTTtggtgatgacaaaaaaaaaaaattagaccaagataaaccaTTTCCAAaagttttccaccattaatgtgacccacAGCCTGTACAACTCATTCTaagaaaaagtcaaatcaaacaaactgagataatgtgatcacacaagtgtgcacaccttttACAACTAGGCATGCAGCTGTGTtctgaattaaccaatcacattcaaacgcaTGTTAAATGCGAGTAAGCATACACCTGCTGACATTTAAAGTGTGACtaacccaaaataaagttcagctgttctatcCTACCTGTTACCCtttctaaaatatatatgtatatatgtatatatatatatatacatatatatttattcccCAAATTGGAGTTGGTCACATTAGTAGTGGAGGACGTTTtaaaatctctctttttttttataccacaaaaacttggcatttgaacaggggtgtgtagacttttaataTCTACTATATATAAACGATATATTTACAAATTGCTATCACAATAATACGTTAACCATCCAGGTTTGCAGACGTTTGAAAGTGGAGAGAAGCgatcaaaagaagaagaaaaagaagaagcagcagcaaaaTCTGTGGAGGAAGATGAGCCAAAAGGTAAGAGAACGACTTTTGTGATGAATTAACATCCTCTTTCTTAAGACTGACACCCAATAAAAAAACGGAAGTGCACTTTACTGTAAAAACAGCTCTATAAATAATAAAgttgaaagagaaagagaaggaaCAGTCCCTCCTCTCACGGGAAACAAGTCATGAAACCATGAGGCGGACCGAGTGAACAAAATATTGATTGAGGATGAATAAAAATTGCTTTCTCAAACTAAAAAGCTTTACTGTAAATCAATTTGTTCCGTTACCTTCATCATGAAGTGAACTTTTAACGAAACAAAACTTTGATGAAAAAACATATTGGAAAAAACTGTGATCGACAAAACGTTGGCAAACGTAAAAACAAAGGTTTGATATTGTGCTTTTGATAAAgtgaaattttatatatataaagttaGGAAGTGGCATTTTTGGCATTTTGACTTTAGTTGCATAATATTACTAATTATGAATTtgtatttcaactttattctcacaattaGCCGTAATATCATAAGCATTACCGTAAACCACATACTTTGACAAACAATAAATGTACTTTGACTACaaaaatataacatcagccTCACAATATCAAGCTTGCATATCACCTTCCTCCACAAAATTGTTCAGAAACTCtgaaatgtaataatttattgGAATAATCCGTTACCTCGAAATGACAGTGGCCCTAATCTCGGCTTTCCCTGCATTTAACGCCCCCACTCCCAGCCCCCCGGTCTCATAATGACATGTCCGCTTTACTTACCCACACATCCAACAGCTGCAGCATGTCTGAGCTGTTCAGTAATTAGACCACCCATTAGCGGCATACAGCCTTGGAATGTAAcggagtacaaatacttcatgaCTGTACTCATGAAGAATTTTCACACACTACACGCATCTGTACTTGACTGCgttatttatatttctggcaACTTTCACGATTACCCGACTACGTTTCctaaataaaatgcattcttTTACACCAGTACGTTTCCCCTCACAAGCTCCGTGACTACATAATAAAATCCGAAATTGTTTTTTGACATGACCTATACACATCAAGACACGCAATTTTGAAGTAAACTaaattaattggaaaaaaatacaaataaataaaactactaataaactactactaataatattttgacttccAATACCTACAGTTGatacaaaaagtctacacacccctgttcaaatcatagtttttttatgataaatcatttctaaatgtttttcaacattAATTGACCTATGACATGTACTACTTCATtgagaaaaatgaaatatttttgaggTGTGAAGTAAACATAAACAACGGAGATgatatggttgcacaagtgtgcacaccctcttataagtgGAATGTCACTgtcttcagaattaaccaatcacattccaaCTCATATTAATGGCAAtcagcacacaactgccacGATTTAAACTGCCTCTGATTaaacccaaataaagttcaaatgttCTAGTAagcttttcctgatttttgatAATGAAGTACAGCAAATGTAAGATACTTTTTGACACTTTTAACCAGGTGACATTGTAAAAGACAATTTtaaacactattttttttttttttagatatttgtACTTTTGCTGAAGTAATGCTTTCAGGTACTTTATTCAAGAATGGCAGCACAAAAATGCAGAAGTtagattttctttcctgctCAACCCTCCATTCTCCAGGTGCACGGGAAGCAATGAGAGAGCAATTTGTGTTTATTGTCCCCTCACAGCTGAAGCTGAGTCTGCATCTCCACCTGCAGACGATCTGCAGAACAAAGCCGAAGACGCCGAGCCAGTGAAATCCGACGAACCAGACCAACAAATCTCCCACGGGAGTCCGAAGAACGAGAACAATAGCAACAATGCCGACGTGGTGGAGAGGAAAGGTCGCATGTCTGATACTAATGGAACTGTCAAATCAAATGGTGAGAAACTGTCAAATCGCTTCAATCGCAAATCAACTTTCACCACCGAAATGAATTGAAAggccattaatttgttccaccccctccttgagccgtcaccttatcgtggtggagtgctttgtgtgtcccaatgatcctacgagctaagttgtctggggctttatgcccctggcaggatcACCCATGCCAAGCAGGTCCAAGGTgggggaccagacaaagcacggctccaaagaccccgatgatgagaaaaataattattattggaTCGCGTTTTCCCTTGTCCAGACgtgggtcactggggcccccctctggagccaggcgtggaggtggggctcgaaggcgagcgcctggtggccggacctgcacccatggagcccggccgggcacatcccgaaagggtaacgtgggtcccccttcccatgggcccaccacctgcgggaggggccttaggggtcgggtgcattgtgagctgggcagtgaccgaaggcagggaccttggcgatccgatccccggctacagaagctggctctaggcacgtggaacgtcacctctctggcagggaaggaggtcgagaggttccgactagatatagtcgggctcgcctccacacacagcttgggctctggtaccagtcctctcgagaggggttggactctcttccactctgaagTTGCCAAATATTGCCCGCTGGCTCGGCGcccgtacgttggggttcaccccagtggacgagagggtagcctccctccgccttcgggtggtggGACGGGTCctggctgttgtttgtgcctatgcaccaaacagcagttcagagtacacaccctttttggagtacttggagcgggtgctggagagcgctcccgctggggactccatcgttctgctgggggacttcaatgctcacgtgggcaatgacagtgagacctggaggtgtgtaattgggaggaacggcccccctgatcagaacccaagtggtgttctcttattggacttctgtgctcaccacggattggtCATATCGAACACCATGTttaagcataagggtgtccacacgggcacttggcaccaggacaccctcggtcgcagttcgatgattgactttgcggtcgtgtcatcggacttgcggccgcatgtcttggacactcgggtgaagagaggcgcggagctgtcaactgatcatcacctggtggtgagttggctgcaatggtgggggaagatgtcggtccaatctggcaggcccaaacgtatttcCCCTGTCAATTAGATATGGTACCCTTTTTTTCGATAGCTTGGCACAacgagaaaaaacaaacaaacttgcacacaaaataatttcgTAGTGCTCgtgatttgaataaaaaaagttttcatgcCATGAAAACAACATGTTCCCATGGCTTTGCTAACGTTGTGaactgactgaaaaaaaaagatgaattagCTAATGATGACAACTGAAAACAATGACAGTATGACctaaaaaaatctacttaagtacagtagcaaagtatttgtacttgttaCTGTACTTGTACTATACTTATTTGTTGTTactgtaacaaagtatttgtaatttGTTACTTTCCAGCACTGCAATTGGTCACCATGCAGCAACATGACGTTATAATGTTATTCACCATAGTTCCTCTTTAGCAACTTATCAAGTTTCATCACTCATTTTTGGGTCAATGTTGCAATATTTTCCACATAAGACAATGTTGTTGAGTAAACTTGAAGGCATTTTTCAAGTtcatgaaatacagtacatagcactgtttagcagctttattttaaaattatgtaaGGTTCCCTCGCATATTAATGATTCGCTACTCACAGATTCACCAAgtcacagatttatttttttaacctgttgtttttaatctgttgtttttttgctcatataaaagtattgctttggtgccatcttgaggcatcttggtgccaagaaactatgttgaagttagTTGAGGAGCTTAATGTATTGCTTTGCCACCACctgtaggcaattataaaccttttggaGGGGCGTCAATTACTTACGCATTTTCACTGTAgggagggaacactgtattacaTATTGTAATAGTATGTAACATTACGACTTAATTATTAGAAGAATAATGATGAACTATTATGACAATGAGGTCAGTTTATAAGATGGGAAGGAGCGTAATTTTCCAAAATCAGAGTACCTTTTCTGAAGGGCCCCACCTAAAAAAAGGTTACATTAAGAGAAAATCTATGTCATGAGAAtcaagaaaagaaatacaagaaaaaaaaagtctgaatagTAAGAgaaataaaattacatgaataaagttgttttgaGGTGTCCAAATTCCTACACAAACGCAATTTACATGTGTTAACGTGTTGTAATGacaattatgaaaaaaagtcaaagaaatatCATAATAGAATAGCAAAATGGACAGTAATTCACGACAACGTTGTTGTGTATGActtatttggaatatttctctTTATTTCAAATCGCTTATGACCCAAAATTCACAATAATTCCACGATTACTGGCGAACCCTGCTGGCTAGCTTTACCTCACATTACAATATATTGTCTTACTTTAGACATTATATATTTTAGAGTTGGTTCATGGTAAGTGAGGTATTGATGGGATGAGCAAGCAACTTTGTTTGTTAGTTGTTTTTTATTAGTTCGtttgttaagttttttttgtgaactCGCCCCTTTGTTAGTCAGTCCGTCAGTCAGTTACTTTCGTCGCTGGCCAATTGAACTGTCGGTAGGATGTACTGTAAGCACCCCAATTGTCACACTGGTTaaccttgtgtttgtttgtcattgAAGCAGATTTCAAATCGCCTGCCATCTTTTGGGAGATTTCACTCGACGGCCAGGTGTGAGAAAttaccccacccacccccagtCGCTGTGCTGATCTTCATAAAACACGGTATGCCACACCGCAGCTGACGTCTGGCCAGCTCAGCAAGTAGTAACAGGAGATTGGTGTGCAGAAATCCAGAGTCAACTTAAAACCACTGGACCCGAGTGTGGCCCCAAACGTCCACAAATGACATATCAGATGCAGAAATAAACCAAACCAATCAATCTTTCAGCAATACCTTTATATTGGCTTTTTATTGGCTATACGCAAAGTTTGAATGCATTTACAGGCtgtcaaagcaacaggtggtgcTATAAATCATAACTGTATTCCTGTTTTAAGTCAATTAGAAGCCTGATGTTGGCGAACCCAAATTCTCCAACAAGAGCCAACCCTACCCTAACCATAAACTCTTAACCCTAATCCTAATTCTACTTTTCACCATCACTATCTGGATAGCTGCTTACTTGCTAACACACCATAACAACCGGTAATTGTAATGGTGAGgtgacttgctttttttttttttttttttctatgcataTTTGAGTGCCAAATTAAACCACACCTCAAAAGACTGCCATCTGCAAACTCTGTTTGGTTCTTGACTATTATGTTGTAAATTGTATGTTAATATGGGCCCTTGGCTTTCTCTAACGACTTCAGTTCATCATTAATGAATGCTGtctgtttctgtgtttagcaagctttccaatgataccaaactttttaaaaaaacgtttggTATTTTTACTTACATAACTTTCTACCAAACTTATGTAAGTTTGAAACTCggatttcacaaaaaaaaaaaaaaaaaaaaggtcacacctAAAATCTCGACCcccattgtctttgtagtatgaCGCTGGCCAGAAATGAGTACATTTTCAAAGATTTTAAAGAGTCATCTTTCTTATTATTTGTCACaggaaaattatattttgggaATATCCTTTAAAAGATCTCTCTGATAATGCTGGTTTCATGTAAATTATCGAtacatccattttatgtaccgcttatcctcactagggtcgcaactgtgctggagcctgtcccagctgactctggacgagcggcggggtacaccctcaa
It includes:
- the si:dkey-27h10.2 gene encoding uncharacterized protein si:dkey-27h10.2 isoform X1, with the translated sequence MLAFTPSFITLGVVLVSSVASQTSPSSTTDSDRLNFTNGFYSETIENSNNTIMSSTMSYANTNGTATPWTAQEGNKSEGTSYETTPAPMTTSYIYSTKMKENQKDKNTTTAKPYTTKRYESTAIIILVLIIVVAIGFGIACYISKRRGRRYAVDFSTRADEANIPLSTGEPVLANDGAPHNGLQTFESGEKRSKEEEKEEAAAKSVEEDEPKAEAESASPPADDLQNKAEDAEPVKSDEPDQQISHGSPKNENNSNNADVVERKGRMSDTNGTVKSNADFKSPAIFWEISLDGQV
- the si:dkey-27h10.2 gene encoding uncharacterized protein si:dkey-27h10.2 isoform X2, producing MLAFTPSFITLGVVLVSSVASQTSPSSTTDSDRLNFTNGFYSETIENSNNTIMSSTMSYANTNGTATPWTAQEGNKSEGTSYETTPAPMTTSYIYSTKMKENQKDKNTTTAKPYTTKRYESTAIIILVLIIVVAIGFGIACYISKRRGRRYAVDFSTRADEANIPLSTGEPVLANDGAPHNGLQTFESGEKRSKEEEKEEAAAKSVEEDEPKAEAESASPPADDLQNKAEDAEPVKSDEPDQQISHGSPKNENNSNNADVVERKGRMSDTNGTVKSNDFKSPAIFWEISLDGQV